A region of the Flavobacteriaceae bacterium MAR_2010_188 genome:
GACAATGATTTGTTCCATAGATTGGACAAATCGGGTATCAAAACAGAATGGATGGCGCCTGATGTGGCACCCGTGTTTCATCAATGGCATCCAATAGCGACCAGTGAAACAAAAAATTTTATGCCAGATAGATGGTGGGATTTAACAACTATCTATATGAATTTAAATAGGGGCCAATTAATACGGAATGCTTCTGGATGGGGCAGAATTTATTCTAAAAATGAACGCCCTAGCCTAACCTCAAAAGACATTGTTACCTATAGCGTTAAAATAGCTAAAAATACTTTTGAAAAAGCAGGGGAGTACAAAAGAATCATTGAAAGTTTAAATAGCTTAAAATCTGGACAATGTCTTGAAGTCATAGCGGTAAATAAAAAATATGATGTAAGGGTTACTTTTGTTCAAAAGATGGGAAGAAAAATAGCTAACTTAATTATAAAGACTTTGAATTTGCCATACAATCTTGTGGAGAGAGACTATTTTAAAGCGCTTAAATATAATAATCTCAACACCATCGATGACATTTTATTCTTAATATGGCAACTCGTAATATCTAAAGAACTAGGAGATTACGCTATTTTGGAAACGGACCATAAATTAGTGGTACGATTAACCCGTAAATAAAAAAATGACAAATTCTGCCATTTTACTGTTAGTGTTTAATAGACCCGACACGGTCTTACAAGTCATTGATAGTGTTAGACTAGCAGAGCCAAAGAGACTGTATGTTGCTGCCGATGGACCGAGGGAGGGAAATCTAGAAGATCAAGCCCTTTGTAAAAAAACAAGAGAGAATGTATTAGACAATATTGATTGGGATTGCGAGGTCAAAACCTTATTTAGAGATAAGAATGTAGGTCTGCGAAATGGAGTTACAGGAGCATTAGATTGGTTTTTTAAGCATGAGGAAAGTGGCATTATACTAGAGGATGATTGTGTGCCCAATTCAAGTTTTTATACCTTGTGTGATGATCTCTTGCCACGTTATTTAGAGGATACCAGAATAGGTATGATAAGTGGCAATAATTATGGGTTCGATCTTTATGATCCAACGTTAAGCTATTCATTTTCAAAACATGGTTTAATTTGGGGTTGGGCAACTTGGAGGCGTGCCTGGAAACTTTATGATAAAACCAATTTTAATCTTTCAGATAAAGAATTAGAGCTTATAGGCGAAAATGTAAGCAAGAACACCAATTATCGTAATTTGTGGATGGAAGAAGCCAAATACGCCCTTTCTGGTAAAATATCTGTTTGGGCTTCTCTTTGGGGTATCGTCAGATATACAAACAATTTATTAATTGTTAGGCCACGAGTTAATTTAGTAGCTAATGTGGGTTTTGGAGATAATGCAACTCATACTTCTGGTCAAGCCGATGAAAAATTTAAAGTAAGTCATCAGTTAAAAATACCGTTTGTTCATCCAGCGCATATTTTGCCAGATTACCAAGCGGACGCTACTCTAGAGAATTTCAGATTGGAAGCATTTCCAAAAACACAAATTAAAGTAACAAAATCCAAATTTAAAAAAATGAAGACAAAACTTCATTATGCTTATTTATCGCTTTTTAAAGGAAAAAGTAATTAGTATTTATAAGCTTTTATTAAAGACAAAACTACTTTCAAAAATACAATAATGAAAAAAGTATTATTATTTGATCCAGGTTTACGGGATAACAATGGAAACAGCTCACAGAATTTGGGAGATTTAATTATAAAAGAAGCAGTAAAGAAACAATTAACATCTGTTTTAAAAACTGAAGAAATAATTTCAATTTCCACTCATGTAGCTATTTCAGCTAAAGAAAAAGACTTGTTAAAGAAAGCTGACTTAATATTTGTGGGAGGATCCAATCTCCTGTCATCAGATTTAAAGAAATATAATCAATGGAAAAACTCTTATAAAAAACTTTTATGGGAAGTTCCAATAGTAAATGAAGCAATTTTATTTGGTGCAGGATGGTGGCAATATCAAAATCCTCCAACGACGTTTACCTCATCTTTTTATAAAAAACTTTTAAATGCTAATATTAATCATTCGGTACGGGATGGTTATACCAAAACTATGTTGGAAAAGGCAGGAATTACAAATGTGATAAACACCACCTGTCCAACACTATGGGAATTAAATGGAGTAAGTACGGATAGGGTTTATAAAGATGATTCAGATCTATTATTCATGTTAACTGATTATCATCCCAATGAGAAGGTGGATAACAAATTATTGGAATTGTTTTTAAAGCATTTTAAAAAGGATATCTATTATTTTCCTCAGGGCGATGGAGATAAAGTTTATTTGGAATCTTTGGAAGTTTATAAAAAAAATAAGGATAGGTTTAAAATTATAGCACATGCTATTGACGAGTTATATGAGCTCGTAGAAACTAATAAAAACCTGGTTTATATAGGCTCAAGATTGCATGGCGGAATTAAGTGTATTCAAAATAATATTCCAGCATTGATACTTGCCAACGATAATCGGGCTGCAGAAATTAAAAAAGATGTTAATATTCCTGTGATCGAAAAAGCTGAAATTAATGAGATTGAACGATGGATAAAGGGAGAAACCGAGTTTGGGAAGATCTCTTTATCAACTCAAGATATAATGAACTGGAAAAATCAGTTTTAGTTAATTTTTGATATTAAGGAAAATTGAAACCTCTTTTAATAAATACGTTTGATGTTGGTGGTGCGGCAAATGCATGTATACGCTTGCATAAAGGCCTGATGAATAATAATATCGATTCAAAAGTTTTAGTAAAGGAAGCATCAAAAAATTTTGAACAGGTTCACCAAATATCCATCACTGCCTTACAAAGTAGTTTAAGAACTAAGATTTCTAAAAAATCTAAAAATATTTTAGGAGAACTTAACCTTTATTCAGAAAAA
Encoded here:
- a CDS encoding N-terminal domain of galactosyltransferase: MSSIISVIVGFRNRDVLRVKRHVDSFENQIFRDFEVIFVDYGSDAEVAKEIESLVSGYSFCKYVYNYTIGFPWNRSHALNTGLRISIGEHILFSDIDLIYDPNFLMNLISRKKDNVQLFQQVYWLPEQFIDYQNINAKLNDFTISDSGSKGGVHFIEREKLFEIGGYDEFYCFWGHEDNDLFHRLDKSGIKTEWMAPDVAPVFHQWHPIATSETKNFMPDRWWDLTTIYMNLNRGQLIRNASGWGRIYSKNERPSLTSKDIVTYSVKIAKNTFEKAGEYKRIIESLNSLKSGQCLEVIAVNKKYDVRVTFVQKMGRKIANLIIKTLNLPYNLVERDYFKALKYNNLNTIDDILFLIWQLVISKELGDYAILETDHKLVVRLTRK
- a CDS encoding Polysaccharide pyruvyl transferase; amino-acid sequence: MKKVLLFDPGLRDNNGNSSQNLGDLIIKEAVKKQLTSVLKTEEIISISTHVAISAKEKDLLKKADLIFVGGSNLLSSDLKKYNQWKNSYKKLLWEVPIVNEAILFGAGWWQYQNPPTTFTSSFYKKLLNANINHSVRDGYTKTMLEKAGITNVINTTCPTLWELNGVSTDRVYKDDSDLLFMLTDYHPNEKVDNKLLELFLKHFKKDIYYFPQGDGDKVYLESLEVYKKNKDRFKIIAHAIDELYELVETNKNLVYIGSRLHGGIKCIQNNIPALILANDNRAAEIKKDVNIPVIEKAEINEIERWIKGETEFGKISLSTQDIMNWKNQF